The Takifugu rubripes chromosome 16, fTakRub1.2, whole genome shotgun sequence genome contains the following window.
ATGTTAAAGTGATTCCACACGTGTCGAACAAGACTAGGTGAACTATGGAGTTAGtcttactgtttttttttgttttttaggtttttaCCTGAGCTCAAAGTGATGGCTGAAACACACCGCTGCGCCTCTCTGACGACGTGGTCAAAGGGATCTGCAGCTGAGGGCTAGCTAGCATTCAGCACTAGATAAGAGGATTTCATAGACGTCTCCTATACAAATGTTTCAGTAACAAAAATACACCAGAATTCTCTTTCTGTACAACAAGGAAGGAACTGCTTCACCTGCATATTTAAGATTTATATTATGTATAGATTTTCTGTATTAGAAATATCACTATTTGCTCAAATGAGGGACTATAATCATTTCACCTATAGGTCATAGAAGTACAATATTTACATATAGTACAGAGCCCATTGAATGTGAaagaatattaaaataaattctatttATATTTCAACCTTCTCAATGAAGTCTTTACACACTCCAAAAATGTAAAGCATACTCTTCTAACAAACTATTAAGTGCAAACATTTTCTCCATATATGACACAAAGAAAACCAGAATTGCAGCATCCAGTGTTGAGACCGAGGCTTTTACCAAAACGCCCCTCGTTAAGTGCTTCCAAGGCTTTCTGAGCAATATGTTGCTTGTGGTCCGcttatatttttaaaagggtTAACGAAAAAAGGACAGAATCCATCTGTGCAAATCTACTGTTGAAATTCTCATAATGGAAGCTGAAATTAAATAGTAAAGGTGTGCAGAAGTGAGAAGAGCTGCATGAGAAACAGAGCTGCTCCCTCATCTGATTGCCTTTTGTGAGTGATTACGCTTAAAGAGAGAAATTATAGAGCGAAATGTCTCATTTAAGCCCCAACATGGTCAGAATGAGGCCTCTCCTCGATGTATCCCAGCGTGTCTAGTCTTAAAAATCTACAGGCACAAAGGATTGGGTATGACAGTTTGTTAGTTTCAGACTAGACACAACTGGATATGCCCAAAATAGGTAGTCAGTTAACCCTTTCAACCACTAGGGCAATTCTAAAGCTTCCCGTAGCAGCCTTTAAAAACACCAGACAAAGCGGTCTGGGATCAAATTTCTGACTCTGGCTCAGCTGTTTATACACAAGCAGTGACGCAATGAGAGGAGGTGACTGTAAAGATGAGACTGAAGGTGACACTGGAGGTCACGTGGGGCACCACAGTGTGTGAAGAAGCACTGCGGGGGCCTCGGTCGTCCCCATCACTGTCGCGAGGAGCATGAATCAGCAGCGGCTATACCACTGTCCCACTGGGGGAGTTGGCTGGGTTGTTTTGAGAGGATAACAATCCCTGTGGAGACAGATGACACACACTGATAAGAAATAACTCAAGGACGCTTCCCAACTCGTATGACGGCGTTCTCCAGTAGCACATTACTCACCACTTTCCCTGGCCTGGCCCATGTGCAAACGAACCCctcctgacaggctgttaccagACAGTCCTCCAGGAAGATTAACACAGTGAGTCTCTCGTGAGCGATCTTCTTACACACCAGCGGCTCCAGCAGGGGCACTTCCTCCATACGCGGGCACAGCGTGGTGCCCAGCGTCTTCACCGCCTCCGCTTTCGCCGTCCGCGACGAGTTGAGCTGGTTGAGCTTGTCGCTGCTCTTGCTGTTGATATGTCCCATGCTGTGGTTTCGCTTGTGGTCCTTCTCGTGGCGGTCTTTGCGCGACTCGTGCAGAGACAGGGTGGCGAACTTGCTGACGCCCGTGGCGATGAACGCGCTGTCGATGATGCTGTTTCCCTTGgcgttgctgttgttgctgctgctgctgcccgtgTGACTGTTGGgagtgctgccccctgtaggggtggaggagtgtggCAGGCTGTTGGACCGAGGCAGAGTGCTGGGGAGGGAGTTAGCTTGGTTCCCACTGGTGCTGCTATTGCTCACATTGTCTTTGCTATTGGTACAACTGGGATTTGTGGAGGATACGCTTGTGTTAGTCGACTGTCCCGTGGTCAGTGGGCTTAAGGAGCTTGTTACGTTAGTGTTAGTCCTAGTGCGAGacagagggaggtgagggaagAGGATGTCCTCTGTTAGGTCCCACAGACACAGCTGAGTATCCTGGCCGACTGAGCCAAACCTGTAGGTCACACTAACGGGCCTACTCTCTGTTGAGTTTCTCTTAGAAAGTCGAGAATGAGCACTGTTGGCTCGTTCTCTTCCCGCACCAAAGTTAATGTGCTCGTGGAAGTCTTCGTCGCTACCACTGAACTCAGCAGGAACGTCACCGTCCTCCACGCTGGTCGTGCAGTGGTCAAAAGCCACCACGCTCACCCAAGACTTGTGACCGTGGCCCCTTGCAATCACTCTGCAGTCTGAGAACGACCACACCGTCACCAGGTCGTCCTCCCCTCCCGCCACAATATACCGACCGTCTGggctccagcacacacacagcagtccACCAAAGTAGCTCTTCATTGTTCCGTGGAGCTCTGCCGCATCGAAGCCAAACACTCGCAGGAAGCCGTCCTGGCTGGCACACGCGAGGAACTTCCCATCAGGGGAAAAGGCGAACTCGTTGAGCGCCCCTTCACCCACCGTCCAGCGCAGTAACGGGTTGCGCGCTGACTTGCTCTTACAGGTGTGCACAGCGTAATTTTCACCCTGCTTCAGGAGCTGGTAGTGAGGCGCCGTGGTACCGCAGGTGTTCTCCACGTTGTACAAATACATGCTGCCACTGGAGTGAGCCACCAGAAAGAGGCTCTCTGAACCAGGGACCCATCGCACACACGTCACTCTTGATTTGTCAATAAGtctctgaggaggaaacaattGAACACATTATTTGCGTGAACAACATGTATATTTGGACACAAACGTAAGATTATGTCCTAAAACGCACCTCTTCATTGAAGAGTTTGCTGGTCTCCTTCTTTATTGGATCTATGAGCTGTACTTGACCCGCTGAGAAACCCACCAGCAGGGAGACGCTCTCAGCCGTGGCCGTCAGAGGGTTGAAATCGTGACATGTAGGCTGCGTTCCTTTGTATATCCTCTTGTCTATGGGCTTACTAAGATCAGCAGCCTGGACAAGGAGAAATCGTCCGTGTCATGTTTAACAATTctgatttccattttcatatacTCGGTATTTTAGAAAGTGTACAAAACAGCAAGACACTTCTGCTTCTTTAAATGATGGTTACTGATTATAGAGGGAGAAATACTGTGCGGAATTTGCATCAAAAGCTGCAGGAAAGACAACTGTGTTCCTAAATCTGACGATAACTGTATTATTAGTGCGATCACTGCTGTTAATCATTATAAATAAAACCATAGTAGCGCTCGCTGAACAACGATGGTAATCCCACCCAAACACTGGAATCAACCGAAATAAACACCGTCAACTACCACCTGGGAAAAAGTGAAGTTTTTCCAAAAAGACGATTTGCAAGTGCAGCTTggcgctgctgtcagactgtcaGGAAATAAACACACGTTTCACACAGTTTAATCAGGCTACGACTTTACGAAATGCGCTCTTACAGCTCCTAACCAAGAGGCAAATCAACTGACCACCCCGGAGTGCACGCACGGATCCGTCATGcaaaaatggttttttttccagacTAGGTTAAAATATGCTAATTAGCTGCTAACTTAGCTTGCTCTGATACATGGCCTTGTCTTGACAACCAGCGCCCTTCACTGACAGAAGCTAAAGAATATGACAGCTCTGGCACAAATGATACGAAAATGCTCAGTACAAGAGCAGCTGTCGGGCACACCGTCCGTGCTCGCTGCAGCCATCATTGTTTACCTTTCTCACACCTTTGTAGATATAGAAGTAGAGTTCCCGGCCCACATTGAAACAGATCCTCTCCCCGTTGCCGGACTGATCGTTTACATTGACGAAGGAGACTTTGACGGGATTCGAGCCCTGGGAGTTAAAAGGCACCCTGTTCGGTCGGCTGTATTCAGAGTGAGTTAGGAGTTTATAGACGCCTTCCCGAGTCGTGAATTGTGTTTTAATTTCGTtcatctccttccctcctccctccgccGCCATCTTGGAAATTGGCGTACATCCTTGTCAGAAACCCGGATGTTTACAACTGCGCATGCGCATTAAATCATGCGagacgacacacacaaacaccgtcATCTGACTGCACGTTTCACACTCTTAGTACGCATAATATGAGTAAAAATACACAACTTTTAGACTAGTTTAATCATCTAGCTCTTTTATACTTATTTATTTAAGCCTATATCATCAAGACAGGTGCATGACGTTTTAATTTCATTGTATATGCCATTATGAAAGCATTCCAAATAACCGTGTATTGTTACTTGTTCTTTAATCAGTCCGTTTTAACCGTTTTATTTAAGTCCATCaatttggaaaaacaaaatctcGAAATCTATTTTGACTAGTTTGTGGAATCTGATACCTGGCATCGGGACTCATCTTGTACGTGCAAACCGTTCAAATTTCTCGGTTGCACCATCTGCATTACGCACGCAACGTGCAGCCTCTGGTAAAGTCTACTGCCAGCTGGAACCACCGTGATTGCATAACTGAGCTGTGGCCGACACACTGCCATCTTCTGGTCAGCTGAATTCTCTATGAAATCGTGGACGATTCAACCACAGCTTGTCTGCAAGAGCAGCAACCGTCCAGGTTGTCGGTTTCCATGTTAGTCTAACATTTCTGAAACCTCTGCATGAATTGTTCCTCAAATTTTATCATAGCAAGCTTTAGTTCCTGTCCatttattcttttctttccatttcttgCCAGAAGGATTCCATGTATAGAGTATATAATCAGCAAACAGGCCAATTAGAACTTTGTTTCATTAGTCTTCTGTACTTTGAATGGGATTTCCTATCAAACCATAGATATATTTTaccaaatttaaaaacaaatcctaCCTGCATTTCTACtaattaacatttatttaatctCTATTTATGCCGGTTCTTTGTTTAAAGTAACAATGCGCTTACAAGTGTCAACACTGAAATTTTTattataatattttaaaaatagtcAAACATATTTACAATGCATAAAAGACTGTGAGCAGGACAGATAAACATTTGTGATCACAAAATAGTGACCATAAATTATATTTGAGTGCAAATTATTCACCATCCattcttttatatatatataattttcaaAAGAGGCCACCAAAAATTGTAATTGTTGACAGGTAAGTTTATCTGATGGTGGAGCCTATAGAGAGTCACAGAAAACCCTGAAAGGTCACAGgggaatgtttttttaaccagtagGTTAAAATAAGGGCCTCAGCTAACCATTATTCTGACAAGCAATCTGGCAGAAATTCAGATAAACTTCCAATTCACAGCAAGGAAGCATGTAATGTCTGATTCAATGATGTGTGCTTCGTAGAAGTGGCCACTGATTACATTACCTAGGCtttaaatgtgcaaaattaaGCCTTTCAGATCCTCAcagtccttttttcctcctaaaACCTAAATGGATCTTCTGTCTTTGTGGCACCCTGACAACAGGTGATAGCCTATCCACATCGGCAGCTGTGGtgcaaactgggggggggggttcggggCCTTAGAGCTAGACAAGCTATCAGAGAAGCTCTTTCTCTGAGTGACGGGCACTGCTTGCAGCCCTATAAGGGCACACAGACTTTAGGCGTCTGGTATCACACACGTCACCTGTCACTCACCTAAACGCCACCCCCATCACCGTAGGGAGAGTatcttctggaaggttctgaaTGGGAGCTTCGAGAAGCCAACCCTAAAGTATAAAAAGACGCCGGCATTTTGGGGGGTCTGCAGAACCAAAACTCAACTCTCTTGCTCACAGGACCAGGATCACAGCACAAAGCTCGCCCAGAAGAGAAGATAGCCTAAACCTAACCCGCAGACATATTTGAGAGCAAAGACTACAGCAAGTATTCAAGGTAAGACAAAATCCCCTCAAATCAgatcatttttaaatttcacttttCAACCATAAACATCAGAATACACTCTGTACAAAATAGAATACATCAAACAAGAACATTGCTCTACTAACATAATATTTGTTACAGAAGTTTAATATCTGCAGTGTAGCAAAGTTTCTAGTTACTTGGCCAGGCTAACATGCGTGGAGCACATGGCCGGGGGGGGTGACCCTGACTGTGAGAGCAATGACACGTGAACACGAAAATGAATTAGTATTGAGATGGGTTTAGATTGTTTAAAATACCTTACAGAAAACTGCAGCTGTAAGCTGTGTTTCATCGCGGTTTAATCACACAGATATTAACTATTGGTGAGTCATTCATAACCGCTCATCAAGTAAAAGGACCATTTTCTTTGtaataaatctttatttctcaCTCAAGAAAATAAGAATGCTTGTTTAGCGGCACTGACGTCAGATTTGATTCTACTTTGAATCCTGCGGTGCCGTTGATTCCTTTCATCCTGAAGGTGTTAGATGGCCTCTTGAAGTCTTTGGGGCTGCATCAGAACTCCACCCCTTCACCATATGGCAAGactttgattgacaggtcaCAGGAGGAGCATATGTTCTTCTGCCATAGGCAATAGCTACTTAGACCAGGAGGCTAAAGGAGAATTCAAATATACCTTTAGAACTACGGCATATCTCCACAAGCTTGCATATATATTAAGCCTGTTTTGCTGATTACATtatgtttggtttttgtttaaGATGCCAGAGAAAGCAGGACAAGTtgtggaggaggatgtggagaCCTTCGCATTCCAGGCTGAGATTGCTCAGCTTATGTCTCTTATTATCAACACCTTCTACTCAAACAAAGAGATCTTCCTTAGAGAGCTTATCTCTAACTCCTCAGATGTAAGCACAAACAGCACTTTCATTACAACACATTTAGGAAGAAGCAGtctaacattttttttctctgcaggctTTGGACAAAATCCGATATGAAAGTTTGACTGACCCAACCCGACTTGAGTCCTGCAAAGAACTGAAGATTGAAATCCGACCCGACCTTCATGCCCGCACCCTGACGCTGATCGACACGGGTATCGGCATGACCAAGGCCGACCTGATCAACAACCTGGGCACCATCGCCAAGTCTGGCACCAAGGCCTTCATGGAGGCTCTGCAGGCTGGGGCCGACATCTCCATGATCGGTCAGTTCGGAGTGGGTTTCTACTCCGCCTACCTCGTGGCCGAGAAGGTGACAGTCATCACAAAGCACAACGATGACGAGCAGTACGTGTGGGAGTCTGCAGCTGGAGGCTCGTTCACAGTTAAGCCTGACACCGGTAAGTTTGGTGTGAGAAGCATTGATTAATCATTTGCAGGTTGAAGACATTAAGCCTCATTACATTACTGCTATCATCATCTTGTAGGAGAGTCCATTGGCAGAGGAACTAAAGTTATCCTTCACCTCAAAGAAGATCAGACAGAGTATTGTGAGGAGAAACGCGTTAAAGAAGTTGTGAAGAAGCACTCTCAGTTCATTGGCTACCCTATTACCCTTTTTGTAAGTCTTGAATTTCCCCGGCAAAgattttcttttactttaaaatcCTAATTAACCACTGTTAATGATACACATTCTCATCCATTCAAGGTGGAGAAAACCAGGGAGAAGGAAGTGGACCttgaagagggagagaaagtggaggaggtggagaaagagGCTGCAGAGCCCACTGACAAACCAAAGATCGAGGACGTGGGTTCTGACGAGGATGAGGATACAAAGGATGGCaagaacaagaggaagaagaaggtcAAGGAAAAATACATGGATGTTCAGGAGCTGAACAAGACCAAGCCTATCTGGACCCGGAACCCTGATGACATCTCCAATGAGGAGTATGGAGAGTTCTATAAAAGCCTGACCAATGACTGGGAAGACCACCTGGCTGTCAAGGTGACCTGAGTCTGTCAGGAAATGGGGTGAAATGTGATATTTATTATATAACATAGGCTGAttgatgtttttccttctctttacAGCACTTCTCAGTGGAAGGCCAACTAGAGTTCCGCGCTTTGCTTTTTGTACCCAGAAGAGCTCCATTTGACctctttgaaaacaaaaagaagaagaacaacatcAAGCTGTATGTTCGCAGGGTTTTCATCATGGACAACTGCGATGAGCTCATTCCAGAGTACCTCAGTGAGTATCATTTGTTGTTACTTTAATTACTATTGGCTCATGTTTTGAGTTATCAAAGAAACCATGTCGCTAAACCGTCTATCTTCCTTGTGAAGATTTCATCAGGGGTGTGGTGGACTCTGAGGATCTGCCCCTGAACATCTCCAGAgagatgctgcagcagagcaaGATCCTGAAGGTGATCCGTAAGAACCTGGTCAAGAAGTGCATGGAACTCTTCACTGAGCTTGCAGAGGACAAGGACAACTACAAAAAATACTATGAGCATTTTTCCAAGAACATGAAGGTAGACTCATcattctaaaataacaaatgtgtTAGAAATCAGTTGTGAAGTTCATCAGGTCTGTAACACATTTTTACATATCTCAGCTTGGCATCCATGAAGACTCTCAGAATAGGAAGAAGCTGTCTGATCTGCTGCGCTACTACACCTCAGCCTCAGGGGATGAGATGGTCTCTCTTAAGGAATATGTTTCCCGCATGAAGGACAACCAGAAGCACATCTACTACATTACAGGTACTTTAATAGAAGTATTTTTATACTTCAGTTTATGTGTCTCTAACTTAGCAACTTGCCTATTGATTAAACAAAATCTTATCAATTTCCACAGGCGAGACCAAAGACCAGGTGGCGAACTCGGCCTTCGTGGAGCGCCTTCGTAAAGCAGGCCTGGAGGTCATTTACATGATTGAACCCATCGACGAGTACTGtgtccagcagctgaaggagtaCGATGGCAAGAACCTGGTTTCAGTGACTAAGGAGGGCCTGGAGCTgcctgaggatgaggaggagaagaagaagctggaggagctcaaaAACAAATTTGAAAACCTTTGCAAGATCATGAAGGACATCCTTGATAAGAAGATTGAAAAGGTAACCACAGAAAAATGCGGAAAAGTGTGATATTCCAGTCTTAATCTGGTGATGGCCTGATCATGACAGTGgtacacattttatttttgacagGTCACCGTCTCCAATCGTCTGGTGGCGTCACCATGTTGTATTGTCACCAGCACATACGGCTGGACGGCTAACATGGAGAGGATCATGAAGTCTCAAGCCCTGAGAGACACCGCCACCATGGGCTACATGACAGCGAAGAAGCACCTTGAGATCAACCCTCTGCATCCAATCATTGAAACCTTGAGGGAAAAGGCAGAAGCTGACAAGAACGACAAGGCTGTGAAAGACCTGGTCATCCTCCTGTATGAGACTGCCCTGCTGTCCTCAGGATTCACTCTGGAAGATCCACAGACACACGCCAACCGCATCTACAGAATGATCAAACTGGGTCTAGGTGTGTTATCCTTTTCCGAATCATGGAAGTTAGTATGTTAGagtacaataataataatatatacatTTGTATTTGCAGGCATTGATGATGACGATTCAGCAGTTGAAGATCTTATTCAGCCTGCTGATGAGGAAATGCCAGTCTTGGAAGGAGATGATGACACATCCAGAATGGAAGAAGTCGACTAAAACTCTCAGGAGTCCCTCCAtgcctcatttttatttttgtaagttattttttgttttgtttttgaaattttaattgtaaaaccCAAACTCAAACCCTACTCCATTATATTACCTAATCAGTGCTAAAGGAATTATTCGTGCCACAGAGTGGCTTAGCCTAGATTGTACCGCTTAAGCTGCTTATTTCAAACTACTGACAAACATTTAGAGTAAGTTAAATGCAGTCTGGGCTTGGGGAGACAGAAGGGAGCTGACGTCTTACACAAATGTGTCATTCAAAATGTCAAGCCTCAATAGTTCCTGGAAATTTCGGCTTGTCTCTTTTCATAACTGTGACATTTTTTGTAACTCATTCAAATTTCTAATAAAATGTATTGAAATAAAGTCTGCAGTTATGTGCATTGATTCATTGGCATGCATTTCCTTGTAAGACCGACAATCAACGGGTCTTTGTAAAGGAAGTTGAATGACCTGGAAGTTTCTGAATGCTTCTTCCTAAATTTACCCTGAAACTTCACATTTTTCACTTTCTCTTATTAGCTGTTTAGGGACTGTATAACAAATCTTAAACGATTTCATTCTATCTGTCCAATCTTCCTTCTTATTTTTAGCTGGTAGCTCAATGCTGGACGTTTAACCGTCAGTCGCTTTGTTCTATATATAATTTTACTTCCACTTCTAGAACTTTCATGAACTCTGCATGGATTAATCAGTTCAGTTCCGGGTTCCGGGCCAAGTCCCGCCCCTGAATAGAGAAGAGTTTGCACGTGCAACTTGATTGACAGTCCGTGGGTCCTATCAGCAACCACCACGGAGGAGGGTTCTAGATGGTTCTCGAAGCTCTGCCTCAGCCCGGGTCAGGCTTTCTAGAACAGTCAGAAACGATACTTAATCTGTCGGGTACCACATCCCAGCCCATTCTAAACCTGCTGAGTTTCTGCGTCGTCGAGGCGACAGTGCGACACTTTCCGTCGGAGGTTTCCCTACATTAAGGACCAAAGTAAGTTGTACATTTCTGCCTTCTGCGTAATAATGAATGTGGTTGTGGAATATTTAATTACCTCCTATTAAGGCATCCATGGTGTTAGATACCGTTACCTTTTTTCTTTACAGCTCAGGCTTTCAGATAAAGCTAACCGATTTTCATCCAAGATGACCTTCAAATGATGCCTTTTCGGCTTGCATTTTAGATTATGTACATCATGTTCCATTCAGGCAGAGATCAGGTTGTAACACCTAGACAAGTCATCCTAATCAATTTATCAGGATTTGCTTGTAGGTCTGTGTAACTTATGCTTTCTAGGAATTCCCACTATTATAATAGCATTTCTTATATTGCTTCAATAATGGTTTGTGAAGGGGTCTCTTGCCACATGGTTCATTCATGGTGCACTTGTCAGGCTGGGATCATCACAGTCGGTCACgatgaagaaagaggaaaa
Protein-coding sequences here:
- the wdr20b gene encoding WD repeat-containing protein 20, giving the protein MAAEGGGKEMNEIKTQFTTREGVYKLLTHSEYSRPNRVPFNSQGSNPVKVSFVNVNDQSGNGERICFNVGRELYFYIYKGVRKAADLSKPIDKRIYKGTQPTCHDFNPLTATAESVSLLVGFSAGQVQLIDPIKKETSKLFNEERLIDKSRVTCVRWVPGSESLFLVAHSSGSMYLYNVENTCGTTAPHYQLLKQGENYAVHTCKSKSARNPLLRWTVGEGALNEFAFSPDGKFLACASQDGFLRVFGFDAAELHGTMKSYFGGLLCVCWSPDGRYIVAGGEDDLVTVWSFSDCRVIARGHGHKSWVSVVAFDHCTTSVEDGDVPAEFSGSDEDFHEHINFGAGRERANSAHSRLSKRNSTESRPVSVTYRFGSVGQDTQLCLWDLTEDILFPHLPLSRTRTNTNVTSSLSPLTTGQSTNTSVSSTNPSCTNSKDNVSNSSTSGNQANSLPSTLPRSNSLPHSSTPTGGSTPNSHTGSSSSNNSNAKGNSIIDSAFIATGVSKFATLSLHESRKDRHEKDHKRNHSMGHINSKSSDKLNQLNSSRTAKAEAVKTLGTTLCPRMEEVPLLEPLVCKKIAHERLTVLIFLEDCLVTACQEGFVCTWARPGKVGLLSSQNNPANSPSGTVV
- the hsp90aa1.1 gene encoding heat shock protein HSP 90-alpha 1 → MPEKAGQVVEEDVETFAFQAEIAQLMSLIINTFYSNKEIFLRELISNSSDALDKIRYESLTDPTRLESCKELKIEIRPDLHARTLTLIDTGIGMTKADLINNLGTIAKSGTKAFMEALQAGADISMIGQFGVGFYSAYLVAEKVTVITKHNDDEQYVWESAAGGSFTVKPDTGESIGRGTKVILHLKEDQTEYCEEKRVKEVVKKHSQFIGYPITLFVEKTREKEVDLEEGEKVEEVEKEAAEPTDKPKIEDVGSDEDEDTKDGKNKRKKKVKEKYMDVQELNKTKPIWTRNPDDISNEEYGEFYKSLTNDWEDHLAVKHFSVEGQLEFRALLFVPRRAPFDLFENKKKKNNIKLYVRRVFIMDNCDELIPEYLNFIRGVVDSEDLPLNISREMLQQSKILKVIRKNLVKKCMELFTELAEDKDNYKKYYEHFSKNMKLGIHEDSQNRKKLSDLLRYYTSASGDEMVSLKEYVSRMKDNQKHIYYITGETKDQVANSAFVERLRKAGLEVIYMIEPIDEYCVQQLKEYDGKNLVSVTKEGLELPEDEEEKKKLEELKNKFENLCKIMKDILDKKIEKVTVSNRLVASPCCIVTSTYGWTANMERIMKSQALRDTATMGYMTAKKHLEINPLHPIIETLREKAEADKNDKAVKDLVILLYETALLSSGFTLEDPQTHANRIYRMIKLGLGIDDDDSAVEDLIQPADEEMPVLEGDDDTSRMEEVD